The window TGATCTGTCTTAGCTCAACCTGACTCtttgaaggttttttgtttgtttgcggACTTTCTGAGGTCCAGATTTCCAAGGCAGACCCAGCGCCTCTAGGGGTTACTGCAGTCTCCGCGTGTGCAGGAGGCTTTTCTGCAATCCCATATGTAAGCgtgctgtggctgtggctgtgactCTGACTTTTGCCATTTCACATTCACTTGGACTCTGAAGAGTGGCGCAGCCCAACTCTGAGCTCGCTGGAGCCCCGGCTCCCTCCGCTTCTGGAGAGGAGATTTAGCCTTAATTTTTGTGACAGATGGAGTTGATAGTCTCTCCACGGAAAGGGGAGTAAAAAAGCGCCAGTTTTTGACAGGCCGCAGACGCCCGGTGCCTCTGGTGGCCAAAGGCTGCGTTGCGCCCCAGTTAAGGTAGCTCTTAAAGTCCCGCTCCAGGATTGCAAAAGCTGATGGGGCTACAGGGCAGCTTCCTTTAAACCAGCTTCCCAAGTCCTAATGAGGACTGAAACTTACACTTTAATACAAACCTTGCTGCGTGTCGATTTATCTCCTTCCTGTGTGTTGTGACTGCGGCCAGATGGTACTGCTCAACATTCCTGAAATTTTTTAATGCTGCTATTATTTCTCCATTACCGTGCGAGTTATAAATATATTCCTAAGAAAATGATTCGGTTGATTGGATTTCTGTCTTGCAATTTGAAAACGTTGCCTGGTGCAAGAGTCATACCTACCAGTTCGGCTAGCTGGTGCTGGAGAGGGAGGGCTGTAAATTTCTGATTAATATCTCCCCAATTGAAGTGGGCGTGCGTCTTTCTtgcaccgtgtgtgtgtgtgtgtgtgtgtgtgtgtgtgtgtgtgtgtccacgcGCGCGGGGTTAAGTTTCAAAAGCCCCACATTAAATTATCTGGATTCTTCCCCACCCCGATCCCCGTCAGAACCAGAACCCAAAGATAGGGAACCTGACACATGAACTGATTTCTGAACCTAGGCGAAGGCACAGATGGGGAGTTGGAGGTAGGATCGGCGAGAACTAATACAActgccctcaaaaaaaaaaaaaaaaaaaaaaaaagaaagaaagaaagaaaaagaaaaaagaaggaaaaaggacagAACAAACAGGCCCTTGGCTGAGCCGGATGCTAACAGCTGCCCCTAAGCCTAGCCATTGGTTCTGTGCGCGAGTTAGGGCTCCATATCCGAGCCTCCTTAAGAGTAGGAGGAGCTCCGGGCCTCTGTCAGGCTCCCTAAGCCGTTCCTTTCAAGCCTTGAATGCCTGAATGTGAGCTGCCCACCACCCTCCCCGCCCTCCCCCACTCCGCAACCCCACTCCAGCGgctcgtaaaaaaaaaaaaaaaaaaaaaagtttcaacaaCAACAGGCAGGACCAATAGCATCTCGAAAAGCCGGGAAAGGGGGCCGAGCAAAGGGCGAAAGAgagtggagaaaggagaaagcgGGCAGGCTCGGAGCGCGCGGGGCCGGGGCTCCGCGAGCCGGAGGAGCGTTgctaatgtttttgtttgtttgcttttccatGCATGCATAATGAGGGGGCACCGCGGCACCACGCGGGGGCTCCCGGCCCACTTTTGTATTTAAAGCCTCACTGCTAAAGAGTCCGCAGCCCGGCTCAGCGGATCCGCTCCCCGGGCTTCTGGTCACCCGAGAAGCCGCCGCCTAAGGAAACCCGGGAGCCGCTCTCCGGCCGCGCAGAGTTTCTTGTTCTCTCCGCGCCTCCTAGAAGGCCCTTCCCGGAGCTCGGCTGAGGCCGGGGTCGCCGCGGGCGGAGGGGGAGGGGACGCAGGGCCGCCGGGCCGCGGGAAGGCGGGCAGCTCACGGACGCCGAGCCAGGAAGCGGCGCGATGCGAGAGCCGGCGGCCAGTCGGTGCTGAGCCCGAGAGGAAGGACCCGCAACGGCCGCAGCGCAAGCAGCCGGCTCAGACGCCGCCGGCCGCACAACTTATCGGCAGGCGCGGAGCAAAATGCACCCGCGGTGCCGCGCGGTCCTGCAACCTCGCCGCGGGCCCGCGGCCCGCAGCCCCCCGGGGCGGCAGTGAGAGACTCCCGCCACCTCTGGGGGCCGAGCGGAGGGCTATCTGGTTGGAGAAGCGGGGCAAGATCTCGGCGGCTGAACATTTCCAGGAAGCCACCGCAGCCGGAGCAAGAGCCCACCTCTGCCACCAGCGGGGCATCAGCCAGCGGCGCGCATGGATTTATGAAGACACTCATGCAAGAAGTGGGCAGGACTTGGGCAAACTTTTCCACCGGCTCCGCGTCCACTGCTCCCCGCGCCTcgtctcctttcccctcctctcccgGAGGCCGCCGCTGCCCGCGATGGTGGCCGCGCTGctgggcggcggcggcggggcccGCGGGGGAACCGTGCCGGGCGCCTGGCTGTGCCTGATGGCGCTACTGCAGCTGCTGGGCTCGGCGCCGCGGGGCTCGGGACTGGCGCACGGCCGTCGCCTCATCTGCTGGCAGGCGCTGctgcagtgccagggggagccgGAGTGCAGCTACGCCTACAACCAATACGCCGAGGCGTGCGCGCCGGTGTTGGCGCAGCGCAGCGGGGGCGACGCGCCGGGGGCCGCAGCAGCCGCCTTCCCGGCCTCGGCCGCCTCTTTCACCTCTCGCTGGCGCTGCCCCAGCCACTGCATCTCGGCCCTAATTCAGCTCAACCACACGCGCCGCGGGCCCGCTCTGGAGGACTGTGATTGCGCGCAGGACGAGAACTGCAAGTCAACCAAGCGCGCCATTGAGCCTTGCCTGCCCCGGACGAGCAGTGGCGGCGCAGGCGGCCCGGGCGCGGGCGGGGTCATGGGCTGTACCGAGGCCCGGCGGCGCTGCGACCGCGACAGCCGCTGTAACCTGGCGCTCAACCGCTATCTGACCTACTGCGGTAAGCTCTTCAACGGGCTGCGCTGCACGGACGAGTGCCGCACCGTCATCGAGGATATGCTGGCCGTGCCCAAGGCGGCATTGCTCAATGACTGCGTGTGCGACGGACTGGAGCGGCCCATTTGTGAGTCGGTCAAGGAAAACATGGCCCGCCTGTGCTTCGGCGCGGAGCTGGGCAATGGCCCCGGTAGCAGCGGCTCGGACGGGGGCCTGGACGATTACTACGACGAGGACTACGACGACGAGCAGCGCCCCGGGGGTGCTGGAGGCGAGCAACCTCTAGACGATGACGACGGAGTCCCGCACCCGCCGCGCCCGGGCGGCGGCGCTGCTGCTGCGGGCGGCCGCGGGGACCTGCCTTACGGACCCGGGCGCAGGAGCGGCAGTGGCGGTGGCCGCTTGGCGCCCCGAGGAGCCTGGACGCCGTTCGCCTCCATCTTGCTGTTGCTGTTCGGACGGTTCATTTAGGCCTCGTGCCCCAGCCGCTGGCTGCTGGAGGACCTACGCCCCGCTCCGGTGCTTGCTTTCCGGCTTGCCCCAGCTCCGGGGCACCAGTGGCCCGGGGACAGAAAGAAGATGATCGAGGATACTTCCCAAAACTTTTTCCAAATCGACTCAGCCTTGCCATTCTTCCACCACGACTTTTGGCATTTCCCCGTCCCCTCTCCGGAGTATGATTTCTTGGACCTTCTCTCTCACACCCCATTTAGGCTCCAGAAACAACCAACTGATCTTTCCTGCAGAAATCTGTTGAGTTCAGGATACCCTGAAGGGAACGGACGTGGAGGATAAAATTGGAGTCTTGTATTTGGAAGAGAGTGTGCTGACCCATGGGGGTTGGGGGTCCCGGGACCTGGCAGTGTCGGGCGGGAGGGCGGGGATTGAAGGAGGAATTATAATTGCAAAGGGGCTATTAGTGTTTTCCCCGTGAGGGGGGAAAACAGTGCCAATATCGACTGTTACTGCTTGTGGCCAGTGTGGACATAGCAATCGTAAGTAAATAATAGAAAAGTCCCACCTACCAATTCGTTCGTTTACTATTGGCATCAGCACctagatttctcagtgacattgGGTTTGGGAGGTGGGTGATCGCCTTAGGGGAAAAATCCTAAATTAGTTTTAGATAACTTTGAGCCCTTGACCTTAATCTCATTGCTACCACTCTGATCTCTTGGCACATTTCTTAGGATTAAGGGTCCAAAAAATGCTGGTCTCTGGTATTAAAGAatgcaactttttattttaaaaagctctccACTGCCATCTATGAAGCGTCTTTACGTGtttgctttctgtcttttttgttcttttcatcaagaaattaattaattgtaTGTTCAGTGTGCAGAGACCATATATTGCCTCTGCTCCTATCAGGGCATTAAACCCTGGTACATCGTATATAAAGTGTATTAAAACTGGGGTTTGTTACCAGTTGCTGTATTTTGtatatagaatttttataaattgtatgcttcagaaataatttatttttaaaaagaaattaaaagttttaaatcttCATCCATGTGACATCTTTCCCCCAGAAATGTATAGAATCCATTTGTCACCACGGATCCAAACCCACAATCCATTTTGAAGTATGCTATATTTAGAACAGTCTTAAAATGTACAGTGTATTTTATAGATTTGAAGTAACATTCTTATTTTCAAGAGAATTTATGGACATTGTagaaatgtataaatacatttCCAATCTGCCTTAAACATTGTATttttatagacattttttaaagtcCTATGTTTTAATAACTATGGCTTTGTgtactttttgttatttgttttattaaaatgtgtgCATCAGTAAAGAGTTTAAACAAATAATATGTTGTAGTTACTTTTCAGAGTTACACTGTGGTTAACCCAATAATAGGTGAGGAGGGGCGTAGAGGGGGGCCCTGGGAATCCATCATCAACTGAAAATACAGTCCGTGACAAGAAATGTAGGCTGTTGTTTCTGCCTTTAATTTAATGAACAATTGGACATCTGTAAATGAGGCTGTTAAAAAGATATGTGGCTGTCCTCCATTGGTTTTTGCATTTGTGAAAAAAGTCACAAAACGTTGTCTCCAgtgtataatttgaaaataaccCAGGCAGCACATTTCCCCCTCCCTGTGTTCCACTGGGATCCTCTTTCCCTCCAGTGCCCCCCTTCCTTAGGCCGCTAACCCCCAGGAGTGTCCTCTGTGGCTACTAGACATTCTCATACAATCAAACATGCCAATAACATCTGTTACCAATAGGTCCTAAGAAGCCTACAAGACTCAAATACTTCAAAGTCATTTTCAcacttttggttaaaaaaaagaaaaaagaaagaaaaagaaaagtacaaaattttGTTACAAAACATTCAGGCGGACAAAAGTAAACACACTGGGGAGAGGAATAATTACCAGAACTTGTAATATTGTTGTGAGGGGTTGTTTAGCAGTGGGCTGAAGGCTGGGTTTCTGCCAGAGCTACTGATCTACACTCAAACGCCCTTAGATAAATAATTACACTCTTAAGCTGTGTCGAGTGCTGATACACTTGACCTTGTAAATAGAAATGTTTGCAGTAGGAATAAACTCCGGCATTGGAAAATCTTTTAAACATTAACACAAAAGAGAGAGCTCTGTCCTCTGGGGATTTGAGCTTGAACCTCGCCAAGCTAGGCACTtgcaaggggggaaaaaaaagtttatttatcttCTATTCCGGGTGTTTATTTAAAGCTTTTCATTTTAAACGCGGTGATTGGAAGGCAAGTCAGGAGTTTAAAAGTCACCACAAATAAACTTTGTCTGAGGGGTCGACAGATTAGCAAGATCTGGTGTCTCTTTATTTGATATTAACATGTACTGAGAAAACATAACCAGATTTCTCTGCTGCCTAAAGTAATTAACAAAGCTATGCCCCTTCCAACTTCCTTCTACCAGTTCCCACCCCCAACTTTGGAAGTTTCCTTTGCCTCTAACTCGCTCTTTTCCCAACATTTATGGAAGGATTCCAGACACTTCTTAGTGCACCTAAACCCAAGATTCCAATATGAATAGCATCAGAAAGTCTGAGATAGTTGTAGTATCAGACTTGAGCCTAGGAAAGCCGTGTGTGGTTGGAATCTCCAGTCACCTGAATGGTTGAGTAAACATATTGTTAAAACAAAGCTGAGAGTGTTGTTTCTTTGGGAAGTGAACAAAGAGTATTCCAAGAGACTTGTAAATGAAATCAGCTCTCTTTACAAAACAAGGAGGGGTTAGCAATGCTCTGCAACGCTACTGCATTTgtccttaaatatatttaaatcatctCCATCTCGTGTTATTTTAACACATTCTTGACTAAAAGTTAAGTCTTTGTCCCAGTAAAAGGCCCAGTTTTCCCCAGTAAGAAGTAAAAGACATTAGCACTAGAAAAGGCCTGATAATTAACTGCTACAATAAACTCACGACTTGATTTTACAGGGTCCTGTCAAAAGCATCTGCCTGGAATAAATCAACACAGCTCACTCTTAGGGAGAGAGGACACGAggctttttgctttctttcttgaaGAAAGTGAATACTGATCTGTGGtccattttaatttaaacaattaTACACTGGAGTCCAGGAACCCCCCGCCTTCCCTATAGATCTAGTAGCTTCCAGAACAGGCTATTGAGATGTTAGGTCCCTTGGACTGTTAGTTGTGGGACTGTACGTTGCCATCTGCTTCTAGACAGAAAGGGTTTTTACAGATGTTGACATCTGGATATCTCACCCTCTCCAGGGAGCCCTTTGGAATTCTGGACATTTGGTGCTCTCAAATGTCTTATGGAGAATGCCTTGGAAGTACCATTCATGAAAGAGAAGGTATCTTTGGCTTTTCTTGAGAATTCTCAAAAAGTGTCCCTCCAGCCCGGCACCCTGCCATCCATTTTCCACAGAAGTCTTACAGAGTAAGAGGAACTCCTTTTGGATGTCATGTAAACTCTTGTGTCCTCATAGCCTTTCCCATTTCCCCAGTTAGCAGGTTTGAATTCTCAGTGACAGTTTATTTGTCTTTGGAGCCACTTCAGTGACAAATGTTTAAGGGAGTGTGGGACAATGGTAGAGAACAAGGGGGCAGTTCATTGAACTGACAGTGACCATACAGTAAATAGAAGGAGGTTCAGGCTTCACT is drawn from Urocitellus parryii isolate mUroPar1 chromosome 4, mUroPar1.hap1, whole genome shotgun sequence and contains these coding sequences:
- the Gas1 gene encoding growth arrest-specific protein 1, which encodes MVAALLGGGGGARGGTVPGAWLCLMALLQLLGSAPRGSGLAHGRRLICWQALLQCQGEPECSYAYNQYAEACAPVLAQRSGGDAPGAAAAAFPASAASFTSRWRCPSHCISALIQLNHTRRGPALEDCDCAQDENCKSTKRAIEPCLPRTSSGGAGGPGAGGVMGCTEARRRCDRDSRCNLALNRYLTYCGKLFNGLRCTDECRTVIEDMLAVPKAALLNDCVCDGLERPICESVKENMARLCFGAELGNGPGSSGSDGGLDDYYDEDYDDEQRPGGAGGEQPLDDDDGVPHPPRPGGGAAAAGGRGDLPYGPGRRSGSGGGRLAPRGAWTPFASILLLLFGRFI